The Juglans regia cultivar Chandler chromosome 16, Walnut 2.0, whole genome shotgun sequence nucleotide sequence taattttggcCAGCAAGAAGATTGACTAATGGTTGAGGAGCTGATATCCAATGCATTCTTgaggtacaaaggtcgatgtCATGCACTCTATTAAAAGTTCAGTACTGTAACAGAGGCGCGTAAAAATCCATTCTAAGCCAATGTCACCAAACGAATGAGAGaatgtttgtgatatgtttaaAGATCCTGCTTATCAAGTAATTTCGCTGcttttttttatactatatgatagatgtattaaacatatagacataatattttttttagcaatgaAGTATTGCGAACAAAgtaaatagatcaaatttagcAATACACCATCATGCGGGTTCttgatcttttcatcatttatcttaaaaaattgtaatgttaTACTAGTCTCTactaaatattaacatatatacttttctgatttaagttctaatatagatttccCTTTTGCAGTAAGAAGAAAGTCCTACTGACTATAATTTGACTCAATTGTATgttaaaacacataaaaatcatgGTGGTGTTCGGACTAGTCCTGAAGCAGAAgcaaatatgtaaatttaagtttttttaattcaattgtctaataatatttttattacttatattaactataatgttttttttttgtaggacaagatgatatcgCTTAAGAAAACTATTGCGGACCCATATGATGAATCATCTATAACGATGCtcagatcttttctcaagttcttgaaccacgttctggatatttgaggggtttagaACGTTGCGTGAAGccatcatcaatatcatcatcctcttctcaagTCAAATCGAACGACAAAACTCAAGAATTAGAGGAAATAAGGCTTGAGATAAAACATTTGAGGtccaaggaaaaaaagtttctgatccgattagatcaagcaacatatttagagatgagattagaAGAAAACATTCAGAAAAAGCTGGAGATTCAATCAAATATGTTTGAACAGTGGCTGCaatcaatgatgtcccaaaagTCTATGCCACCACTCCAatcctaaaatttatttttctttaattgtctttttattattttgtcctagaacatttgaacaaatgtgatatttaaattatattatttaatattagtatagtatttttaattaaaattcaattatGTATCATGAGTGCCGTTTGAATGGAAAATATCCAGTTCGAACAATAAATCTTTTTACCTTGCGTTCGAACCGGAACACAAAACTATTCAAACAACTTGAGAAAAATTCAGTTTGTTCAAACCGCACAACCTAGCATTCGAACGGACTCCCGTTAGAACAGTCGTTTTATATTTGAACTGGCAACAATCGTTCATATTAATTGTGTTCAAACAACAATTTTTATGTTCTGTCTGAACACTTTGTCCATTTGAACATGATCAAATCTATTCGGTCATTCGAATTAAGTTTTTGTACTGTTCAAACTGTTCTAGTTTGTTCGAACGGAAGGATTTCCATTCGAACgggtttttgggatgaaaatgtTTCGTCTCAGAAAAAAATTCTCGTTCGAACGTCTACGACTGGTTCCGCTCAATTTCgttcctaaaaatatttttttgggacaaaaatcaaatttcttccccaaaaaccttttgagagaactttttgagacgaaaataaagttttttgggatgaaatgatTGGTCCCAAAATACCATTTCTCTTGTAGTGTTAGTAAATTATTCGCTAGACTTCACGTGAGACTCTTCATGGTCGAGCTAGTTTAATGTAATAAAATTGGAATTGGATCAATGCTTATGCAATCCAAATTTGATCATTTAACTATAACCCAACCTATTTAATAATTAGCATGATGGTTGATTTTATCCATTGGGGAACTACTGAAGTCCCAATAAATTAGACATTAATGTTTGTTCGTGGAGATCAAAGCTATAGAAGAGGCTGGAGTTTTGGAATTATTAATGTTGTTGCAGAAATGGAACGAGTTATTTGTGGAATTGCTAGTGGGGTTTAGAATCGACAAAAGTTTTATGCACGTGAGattctaaattaattgattgtaTTAATCAAATTGCTGCTATAATTTACGTATTTAAAGAATATGGtaacttttctttaaaataatatttcaaaaaacttCTATTTACCATCAAAATCATGTTGTACGATGTGCATGCCATCCGaatttatatgataaataaatttaaaaggaaaaaaagaaaaaaaacgcCAATGCAATTATGCAACACGAGGAGTGCCCTCCCCATCCACCCTTCAGCATTCACGAGTCCATGCATGCGTACCTAATGTCTTTAAGACTTCACCTGCCAAAGGTTTTTGAGCACTTGTAGTATTTATCAACAAGCCTCTTCCTAGGTCTGTCACTCCCAATTTTGAGAGCTAGAGAACTCTCACTCATGGCGAACACCAGCAGTACTCATGATGTCAAGGTTCTGGGTGCATGGCCGAGCCCATTTGTGATAAGGGCTCGGATTGCCCTGAATATCAAATCTGTTGAATATGAGTTTCTTGCAGAGACACCTGGTTCCAAGAGCCAGCTTCTTCTCCAATCAAACCCAGTCCACAAGAAAATCCCAGTTCTCATCCATCGCGGAAAGCCCATCGCTGAGTCTCTGGTCATAGTTCAGTACATTGACGAAGTCTGGAGCTCTGGTCCCTCCATCCTCCCCTCTGATCCCTACGACCGTGCCATTGCACGATTTTGGGCTGCCTATGTTGATGATAAGGTACAGGaggatttgtttttgtttgcgTCCTCTTCCTACATGGTTGATTTtagtttggtttttgtttttgcttttttatttattggggGAGTTGGTTTCCAACTCCAGACTTTCATTTTGAAGACCGTAGTTATGCCAAACAAACCACATACCTTTAACTAATTTTAGTTTCATTGTTCGTGCTCATGTGACGTCATTTATTCCTTACCTAATTTGTGTGAAGCAAAAATCCAGGAATTTATCTTTTTGTCGTAAAcaaaataactataattttttatatatatacatataaataattatattactaatatttgaacaaattgtaaagattttcttatatttttaactaCTTTATATACTGATCTGGttataaagtttaaattattattaaaactttataaatataaagtaattaaaGTTTATATGGACCGAATCAAGTTTTAAACAAGAGTCTCGATTAATAATCGATCACAGTAAAAACTGAAATTTCTTATAGGAATTAACCTCAGAGAAATTGAGATTTGTATTTGCAATTATATAGGTGGAAGTTAATAATTACAACTTGTGTATGCATTcatgcataattaattaatttttctttgcaatATTTAATTTCTGAAACACAAAGCAATATTTTAACTGAGTATGCAGTTTTTCCCGTCCTTGAGACCCATTAAGAGTGCACAAGGAGAGGAGAAGGCGGCATTAGTGAAACAAGTGAATGAAGGACTTGTGCTATTGGAGGAAGCGTTTCAGAAGAGCAGCAAAGGGAAGGCTTTCTTTGGGGGAGATAGAATTGGGTATCTTGATGTTGCTTTTGGATCGATGTTGGGTTGGCTGAGGGCAACAGAGAAGATGGGTGAGGTGAAGCTGCTGGATGAAGCAAAGACTCCTGGACTGGTGCAATGGGCCGAGAGCTTCTGTGCCGATGGTGCTGTTAAGGGTTTGATTCCAGATACCGAGAAGATTGTCGAGTTTGCCAAGCTTATCGCCGCGAGGATGAAAGGCAGTGGCTCCTCCTAAGCAATAATATGATCAGTTTCTGTGGACAACTAGGTTTCAAGTTGAATGTTGTAGAAGTTGATGGGGGTATATGTTATGCTTCTTTTGCTAGCAAGTAACCCTGTTTGTTTaattatgtggtgcttgaaaAATGTACTGACGAAGAATAAATTTGACTTTCTATGATTGTTGTGTAACAGTGAGCACTACTttatattatgttttggtattttAATGGACAAGCAATGTTTGaagattatgtttggatcaagaGCAAAATCTTCATGAGGTTGTTTGAGAACTTTTTTAGAAAGGATCATGCTAATCATGTTAGCTAGGGAACATCCCATTTGACAAAAAACTTTggcaactattaaaaaaaaaaaaaaatccttctttcaattttttcttataactttctcaacatttggttcttcattaaaaaaaaaattcaggaatttaaaaaaataatgtgaaaaatttattgatgcTCAGCAAATGGGGTGTTAAGTATCTAAGAaaactttatataaaaaagtgttttgATTCTTATATCTTTTacccattaaaaaaatctaggCAAATGATTGGATGGGGCCCCCGCACGAGCAAGTGGAGTTGTCTGCGTTGCCCTGCCAGGGTCGGGGCGGTGGACGGCAAGGTGGTGGGGGCGCCCGTCCCAGCCCAATTTTATTGCACCAAAACAGAAGATATGTTTTGTCTATCTACATTGAAGGCGACATATCTACctataatttctttctctttttttttttttttaataataacattaattagATTCAGTCGAACACTCGTGAAATTAAAGCTTAATAAGGTTATtagaattaaaaattgaataaaatattattagaatataaatttttaatataatttttgttttagatttgaaaaagttaaattgtttattatattttatttaaaaatatagaaaagttgtaacttataataattaaatgagattaaatgaattgagatcaactcattatccaaacaaggcctaaatccACTGTCCCCACGTCATATCACAATCCAATAAAATCTCAACCCTTAGTTATAgaggtgtaaactcaaaccgaaaaatcaaaaaatcagtccagaccggaccggaccggttttgaaccggttcggtctggaacctgtttttaaaatgtaaaaccaGGCTGGTTctggtccggttccggttttgggattttttggaccggaccgaaccggttgattaaaaaaaataaaaaataatatttttatatataagttttctacaaaatattttaaatatatattaaatattaatataaataagttttatatataatgtataattataaatttatacattaaatgttaatttataatttcatatatatatatacatatatatgaaataatttcatattataatttataaattattacattaaaagttaatactaatatataagtttataaataatattaatagtctaatatagactatagattatagttatacttataattaatactaaaagtttttactataactaatactaatacttataattaatactaatttttttttttataaacaaatttttaatgacaaattttaaaatttacattttaaaaaaatcgaaaaaccggaccggaccagaccggaaaccggaagtaccggtttaggagggtaacggTGCGttatcgattttgaaaaatacaaaacctgtacataccggttcagtcttagattttgtccaaaaccggatcggacagaaccggttacacccctacttagcCATGTAACAACTAAGCATTGAAAATAGTGGGGAATTGTGAAACGAAAATCTCAGAAGAACAACTCTCTTTTAGGGGAGCACCTCCAAATTGTAAAAGAACAGTACAATAATATTCCAGATGCTTCCCTTAATGTCTTAATGTGgtatatatactaatacaagGAAATTACTAAACTGCGCCAAAGTCCATGGGCCTCAGAATTACtattacatttatttaaaactaataacgCTAAGCATTGGGTCACAGGCACGACCCAAATGCATCTTTAGACCCCAAGGCCCTACGCCCAAGGCCTACCCCCCCTCGGCCTATTAAGCCCATCATGCCCCACAACACTCATTCAGTCTCTTAAGCTAGGGTTTTCCCCCCTTAGTCGCCACAACCATTCCTTCGAAGCTCTCTGCCTGTCACCCATGCCTTCTCTTCTTTGGGTCTATGCCTTCACATGAATGGCGTATAACAACTGCCTCCCCCTTtagaacaccttgcccacaaggtgggggtATTCTATACACTGTTTGTGGTAAGGTTCCCACGAAACATCCTCTTGTGGTTGTCCCTGCCAACGCACCAAGAGCTCGACAAAGGGGAGATATTTCACCTTCCTCATCCTTCTAGTAAGTACTTCTTCGAGCTCAAGTTTAAAGATCCTTCTTTTATCAACTGGTGGTAAGATTGCAACGGTTGTCCGATTCTGACTAAGCTTTTATTGTAACTGAGAGACATGAAATACATCAAGGATCTGTGTAGATTCTGGTAGTCATAGACGGTAGGCCACCTCCCACACTCTTTGTACGACTTGAAAAGGCCTATAAAAGCGAGGTGAAAGCTTGAGATTCTGACGGTGGCACAAGGATGACGGTCGGTAGGGCTGTAATTTCATGTAGATCCAGTCCCCTTCCTAAAAAGTTTGATCCTTTCTTCCTTTAtctgcatatttcttcatgcgTTCCTGAGCCCTAACTAAGTTATGTTTTAGCAGCATCCACAGTTGGTCATGGTGCTGCAAGTTATCTTCCACCTCTTGTACTTTTGTTGTTCCCGTAGTGTAATTCACCAATCTCGAGGGTTTATACTCGTATAAAGCCTCAAAAGGTGTAAATTTTGTTGATGCATGCACACTAGAATTGTAGCACCACTCTGCCAGGGCCACCCACTGTGACCATTCTTTTGGTTTGTCTCTAACGTAGCTTCTGAGATAATTCTCTACCTAATTATTAACTGCCTCTGTTTGACCATCtgtttgaggatggtaagcaGTGCTAAATGCCAACTGTACCCCCTACATCACAAATAATTCCTTTCAAAATCTACCGGTAAAAGTGAGATCTCGGTCTGAGATGATTGTGTGGGGTAGGCCATgtagtttgaaaatttgttgTAAGAAGAGTTGGGACACTACTTAGCAGTGTAGGGATGAGAGATAGGGATGAAACGGGCATACTTGGTAAACCTGTCTACGACCACCCAAAGAGCATTGAAACCCCCTAAACTTGGTAacccatcaacaaaatccatGGTGATATCAAACCATGGTTTAGAGGGTAGTGGTAGTGGTGAAAGGAGACCACTAGGTAAAGTGTTATCCACTTTTACAGTTTGGCACACATCACAGTCCCTTAGAAATTCTTTGACATCAGATTTCTGCCTTGGCTAGTAGAAATCTCTCCTCAATCTGTACATGGCTTTGTCAAAACATGTGTCCTCCCATTGGGCTGCTATGCACTAGCTCCAACAGCTTGTAGATGAGAGGTTTATGAGCAAGGATATAAAcactatttttgtaaaacagtGACCCATCCCTCATTGAGTAGGGTGATGGTAAATTACCCTCTTGGTGCCTTTTCAGTAAAGTTTGTACCAACTCATCTATGGAGTATAGAGACTTAATCTCAGCCATCTAGTCCCATGTGGGCAAAGAGAGCATAAAAACTTTGACTTCCCTTTCTCCTCCTTGCCTAGAAAGAGAGCATTAGCTACTAGGTTCTCCTTCCCCTTCTTATACTCTACAATAAAATCATATCCCAACAGTTGGGAGATCCACTTTTGTTGCATGACTGTTCTCTATGATCTAGTAGAAACTTAAGACTCTGGTAATTTGTTTTGACCACAAAGGGCTAGCCCAGTAGATAATGGCGCCATTTCTGCACTGAGGAAACCAGTGcaaataattctttttcataGGTTGATAATCCCAAGGCCCTGCCTTTGAGGGCTTGGATGAAAAAAGCCAAGGGTCTTCCCCCTTGCATTAAAACTACCCCATTGGCCTCTCTTGAGGCATCACACTCTATGATAAAGTGAGACTAGAAATTAGGGAAGGCTAGAACAAGGGGTTATGTCATGGCcactttcaatttttcaaaggTCGTTTAGGCCTCCATACTGAAAATTGTTCTTTTTTAGCAAACTGGTCAATTTAGCAACTATAGAGTCATATCCCCTTACAAACCTCCTATAGTACCAAGTGAGATCTAGGAAACCCCTTAAGGCCTTTAAAGACTTGGGAAATGGCCAATCCAACATGGCCCATATTTTTTCTAGGTCTACCCAAACCCCACGGCCTGAAATCAAGTGGcctaaatatgaaatttttgtgCAACCAAAGCTGCACTTGCCCAGCTTAGCAAACAGTTGGTTTTCCTTTAGAATATCAAAAGCCACCTTAAGATGACTCAAGTGTGCTGCTGAATCATTGTTGTAAATTAAGATATCGTCAAAGAAAACTCAAATAAATTGTCTGAGATGAGGTTTAAAAACTTGATTCATGAGACTTTGGAATGTCGAAGGAGCATTAGTTAAGCCGAATGACATAACCAGAAATTCGTAGTGCCTCTCGTGTGTTCTAAATGCAGTCTTAGGGATGTCTCTAGGCTTCACCCTAATCTAATGGTAACTTGACTTTAAATCGAGTTTAGAATACTTTAGCTCCATGTAACTCATCAATTAACTCCTCAACTACTGAAATAGGGTATTTTTCCTTAACAATGACACTATTCAAGGCCTTGTAATCCACACATAGGCACCAAATTTTGCTTTCCTCAATAGAAACACAGGTGAGGAGTATGGGCTTTTGACTGGGTCTGATTACCCTTGAACTCTAGCAactctttcactattttttcaatctcgtCTTTTTTAAAGTTGGGGTACCTATATGGTTTGACTGAAACTGATTAGTGTCAGGTTGGAGGATGATACTATGGACGTGTGATCTAGTGGGGGGTAGGCCAGAGGGTGCTGCAAAAATGTCAGGGTAGAGGTTTAGGAGAAGCTGAATTTGTTCTAGTACTGGTATGGGTAGGGTTTGAGTGGCTGGAACTTCCTCTATTAACTGCAACAATACCCCTTTACTTTCCAATCTGTAGGACTTGTTCATTTTCCCTTCCTCAATCAAGTGTTACTGCTGAGCCCCTTTAATGTCACTACTGCAGCTTTATGTGTGAACAACATAGTGAGCTGCTGGAAGTTCCATAAAATTGACCCAAGCCCGTACAACCACTGAACCCCAAGAACTATGTCACACCTTGCCAATACCATCACATACATGTCCACATTAAAGACCTCCCTTTGAACACATATATTGACCCCAATTGCCTTACCTTCACTGTGAACTTGATATTAGCTACCCTAACTTCCACCCTTTCCTCTTCATTAACAATTAAGGGAACTCGAGATAATACTACTGGATCATGGAAGTTATGGGTACTTCCAGAATCGATTAGAACAGTCACCACTTGAGTGCCAATTTTTCCCTTGACTTTCATTGTTCTCGAGTTTAGGCATCCCACGATTGAGTGTAGTGAGATTTTTGGGCACTTCACAGTTTCTGGGATTTCCACCCAGTCATCATTGTTCACCACCTGGCCAGTATCATGGCCAATAGGAACCTGGTCGTCTTCCACTTCCTCAATCAATTACAATTTGGGGATTTGGCACCTGTGGCTTGGGTTCCATTTGGAATTACAGTGATAGCAAAGGTCATTCTCCCTACGCTCCTTTGTTTGGTTTTGAGGAATCTTTTGGACAGGTACAACTGCCTTGGGTTGTGTTTGGGTCTGGTAGGTTAGGTTAATTTTGAGAGAGGTTGGTTCAGTGTATGTGGGATTTGTGGGTATGTGGGTGAGTCTTTTATGGAGTGAGACATTTTCTTCTTGGATCTTAGCAAGTCCATAAGCTGCTAGCAGATTGGTTGGGTTGAACATCCTTATAGTCAATCAGATTTCATCCCTACGGCCATTAAGAAAACAGCGCAATTTATAGGTATCAGATAGTCTCCTCAATTTGTTTGATAAAGCCTCAAATTTGGCCTTATATTCCTCCGTAGTCAGTTGTCTCAACCTAGTCAGTTGCTCCATAGGGTCATTATAACTATTAGGGCCAAATCTCATCAACAAGGCATTCACGAATTCATCCCAGCCTATTAAAACACCAAATTCATCCAGATCTTAGAACCATACAAGGGCTTTGCCCCCCACATGGAATAAAACTAATCTTAAACGATGTTATGGTATTGTGttgtgaaatgaaaaaaattggttGACCTTATAAAGCTAGCCATGGGGATCATCACCATATAAAGTGCCTTGGGCCTTATCAGACCGAAACACTCGACTTTCCCAACCCATCAAACACGGGTTCATCGGGTCAAAAATCAATAACGAGTTTAAATAGTAGGCATTCGGTCGAACCCGTGAATTTGGTAATCCTCTCGCGTCTCTTCTCCCATTGCAGAAAAGCTAGCCCTTTTCCATCTTTGTCACCATTCGCCATCTCTGTCAACGTCCACCATCGCCAAAAATACCTATGTTGCTGCTCCTGCTCCCCTGGCTTTCGATTCCACTCCACTGACGAAGAAATCATCCGTTACTACCAAGCACAAAGTCTCTTCCAATCCTTTCCGCTTCAACCCTATCTTCGTTGTCGACATCTATGTATTGCTTTATGTATTGACTTTATgtattgcttttatttttattttttcatttttttgtttattttggattGGTATTTTTGGACTGTAATTTCGTATAGAAAACTGGAAACATGTTCATGTTTTTGGAACCATTTCATTTCGTTATGCCTAATACATCATCTGCTCCCTTTGATTTGGCTTTTTGGTGCCTTAATGGTTTTGTTATGAACTTATGGTATGGGAGCAGAGGAAACTCTTGCTAGGCTCTTTGATAACTGATACATATTTCAAATGATTTAGATGGTGATTctgcataaaaaaaagttgctcATGTTCATGTTTGGTTTCTTGTATTTGTTTGGATTCTAATCAGTGAGTTATTTTTCCCATAAATTCTTTCtagtaatttgaaatttttgctgTCGgggctgtgtgtgtgtgtgtgtttttttttcttgtttattttcttgaCGAGTACTGTTTGGTGTTGCCACTTTTCTTTGTGCTATAGACACTAGAATCCTTAGCACGCAGATAGTTTTAGGAATTTAGTTCAAAAGGCTCAATATAATAAAGTAGAAATCTAATGATGAACAGTTTCTTTACAATTTTCAAGACATCACACTAATGATTTTGGCAAGAACCCACAATACAAAATTGATGGGACTCAGGTTGATTGCCTAAACTCACTCAATCCCCGAgtcttcatttatttatgagCAATTTAGAGATGAAGTCCAACCAATGAAGTATTCTTCACTGCAAGGAATTGTGAGGCCGCCCATAGGTTGATCATATTCTAATTCCTCCTCAACAAGGTTTAGTAAGTCTTGGAACAGAGGATGGTTCAAGTATGATATTGGAGTCACAAACCTCTTCTTGCTACTTAATATCCCTACTTCTCACAAACACTCATTCACGACCATTCATTAAAGTCCTGCATTTTTACCGTTGGCTTTAAAAATGTGTCACAGATGCACATTCTTGTTGTTAGCAAGGGCTCTCTGTTTTGCATGATTGGCCAAATTATGCCCCATAAGCATGGCACTTCTCTATTTTTGTACAGCATCCATATCCCAGTGTTTCTGTTAGAAAATCATTCGGGCACTGTTATTGATGCACTGTTAGCAAATCATCCATATCCCAGCTTTTCTGTCATTAAACATTTTGTTTGCTGGTATTTGTGTTGTTGGGTTCTAGGCATATAATGTTAGATAATGCATGCTCATGCcgaattattatattttctcatatttttatatgataattatatGTCAGTTCATATCATAGATTCCTTCAGAAGTAACATTCCTACACATTTATGTATGGGAGTATAATATTATGTATGGGAGTTCAAGTGGAGTTTCATATTTTGAGCCTCATTCCTCAGTTGATCCTAGTATGATTGATTCTGATTCTCAACAAAGTTTTTGGGTTGAGtatgagtaataaattattGAATGTAATTTGAGGAACAAATTAGAGATTGATCAATACTCAGAACATGGCTGTGGAGCACGAGttccaaattttgatattttggatttgttagagatcaatgaaataaaatgtcCTATTTTGGCGAGAGTTATACGTGATGTGATGGCCATTCTTGTTTTTACTGTTTCTTCTGAGTCAGCCTTCAATGCAGGGGGTCGTGTGTTTGACCCATTTCGTTGTTCATTATCTTCAAGAACAGTTGAGGTTGTTTGTACTCAGAATTGGTTAAAAAATTCATGTACCTATTGATCGTCGTGCCTCTTTGGACAATGTTGAAAGTCTTGAGGCAGAATCAGGTAATGAACATATTtcctatttacatatttattaaactttttcataatatttatttttatatcatttaataatctttatttttttcaaagtttgatCCCAAATCAAGATTTATTTATGTTGATAAGGAGTGACTCAAGGCTTATGGTCTGCACATTCTATATTTGTTGTTAAAGATTCATGTTTGAGGACTTTTCTGGGTTGTACTCCTTTAAATTATGATGTTTATTGTACTCCTCTAtgtagcaaaaagaaaaaaaaatctgttatatTAGCTGGATGCGTTAGGAGTTTACAATAATATAGATTGGGcgattatattataatatgtacAAATGTTACacataaagggaaaaaaatgttatatcTAGATGCGTCGGGGGTTTACAATAATATAGATTGGATGTCTATTATAATCTGTAGAAATAGgggataggaaaaaaaaatgattattttttaccCAACCTGAATGGTCCAGGTTATATTTTCCTGAGTATTATTACGGGCTATGACGGGTCGGGCCAAAAACTCTCTTGGGTGGGCCAATGCATAGGCCTAGTTTTGACTAGATGGTGATGAAATTGATTTATTCACGTTGTGCAGATATGCTACTACCGAGGAAAACTATCGCATCATGGACTCCATCTACCTCCTCATGGCCTACATTTCCACTCCGATGGTAGTAAACTTCTTAATGTGGGTttctatatatttcttaaaCGATTGGAAACCCTCCTGCAGATCCTTGAGACGGGTTCCTTCAGTCATTTGGTGCAGAATCG carries:
- the LOC108989844 gene encoding glutathione S-transferase U17-like translates to MANTSSTHDVKVLGAWPSPFVIRARIALNIKSVEYEFLAETPGSKSQLLLQSNPVHKKIPVLIHRGKPIAESLVIVQYIDEVWSSGPSILPSDPYDRAIARFWAAYVDDKFFPSLRPIKSAQGEEKAALVKQVNEGLVLLEEAFQKSSKGKAFFGGDRIGYLDVAFGSMLGWLRATEKMGEVKLLDEAKTPGLVQWAESFCADGAVKGLIPDTEKIVEFAKLIAARMKGSGSS